Proteins co-encoded in one Oceanidesulfovibrio indonesiensis genomic window:
- a CDS encoding TetR/AcrR family transcriptional regulator — protein MGKVEAILDAATSLFAKKGFDQTTVSEIAGKAGVANGTIIYHFKSKENLLYVMSWFTLNSLHKRTRMEVAGASSGLEGVDLYVRAFYGYLGEQPDQLLIYLQNSAVSARHADPLLLSNLQALRTRYLEMLTELVREGLDDGSIAPFETGGPEDVALGIQASLFGAAWMVLCHHQELKPLLRESLAAAYMRLAAEVRGAAT, from the coding sequence ATGGGCAAGGTGGAAGCAATTCTCGATGCCGCGACATCGCTCTTCGCCAAGAAAGGATTCGATCAGACGACCGTGTCCGAAATCGCCGGCAAGGCCGGCGTGGCCAATGGCACGATCATCTATCACTTCAAGAGCAAAGAGAACCTGCTTTACGTAATGTCCTGGTTCACGCTGAACTCCTTGCACAAACGCACCCGCATGGAGGTCGCCGGCGCGTCCAGCGGCCTGGAGGGAGTGGACCTCTATGTCCGCGCATTTTATGGCTATCTCGGGGAGCAGCCCGATCAACTCCTGATTTATCTGCAGAACTCCGCCGTCAGCGCGCGGCATGCCGACCCGCTCCTGCTCAGCAATCTCCAGGCCCTGCGAACCCGCTACCTGGAGATGCTTACGGAACTCGTGCGCGAAGGCCTGGATGACGGCAGCATCGCGCCTTTCGAAACAGGCGGCCCAGAGGACGTCGCTCTCGGCATACAGGCGTCGTTGTTCGGCGCGGCATGGATGGTGCTCTGTCACCACCAGGAGTTGAAACCGCTGCTCAGGGAGTCTCTCGCCGCGGCGTACATGCGCCTTGCGGCGGAAGTCCGGGGGGCGGCTACATGA
- a CDS encoding methyl-accepting chemotaxis protein, with protein sequence MKNLKLGVKLIGGFILTALIALLVGLVGIYEMNNITVHMEEIGEQNLPSVASLKTVQSSVRRLEGSMRTLMSPYIDSETRSSQYESVKQAREEYGGAFEVYEPMPKTSEEAQEWNSFKNSIQGAADANNRAIDLSRQLQQLDILNPDRYLTNVQIFRGDHYSLATNVAKLLLMNESFEGGTDPTACRFGQWMGSYSTTNPEIARVIQQMKEPHDHFHETVERIKRAQTLGATEEAQRLFVREMIPSAEAVFGYFETLRAEADKSRQVFDDMSGLLLGESQQKTNEAVRSIENLVAMNEQEAADAVQAAQAESAQGMVMTSAGIGLGVVIALALGIILTRSITRPIGKGVTFAEAMAEGDFTRELDINQKDEVGVLAAALNNMVFRLREIVAEVQSASDNVASGSEELSASSENLSQGATEQAASVEEVSSSMEQMTANIRQNAENAKQTEEIATRASNDAQEGGAAVNQAVEAMKNIAEKISIIEEIARQTNLLALNAAIEAARAGEHGKGFAVVAAEVRKLAERSGAAAQEISELSTNTVGVAERAGKMFAELVPEIQRNAQLVQEIAAASAEQDAGAEQINKAVQQLDQVVQQNASAAEEMASTSEELSSQAEQLQSAMAFFRVNGAGSRTRGATKRTVQAAPSQSRGKAAEPKQVTGARSGYALDMSEEDDDNDFERY encoded by the coding sequence GTGAAGAATCTGAAGCTGGGAGTAAAACTCATCGGTGGGTTTATCCTCACCGCGCTCATTGCGCTGCTGGTCGGACTCGTCGGAATTTATGAAATGAACAACATAACAGTGCACATGGAAGAAATCGGCGAGCAGAACCTGCCGTCCGTCGCCAGCCTCAAAACGGTTCAGTCCAGTGTCCGCCGGCTGGAAGGGTCCATGCGCACTCTGATGAGCCCGTACATCGACAGCGAGACGCGCAGCAGTCAGTACGAGAGCGTGAAGCAGGCCCGGGAGGAATATGGCGGGGCGTTCGAAGTCTACGAACCCATGCCGAAAACATCCGAAGAAGCGCAGGAGTGGAACAGTTTCAAAAATTCCATCCAGGGCGCTGCCGACGCCAACAACCGGGCGATCGATCTGTCCAGGCAGCTCCAGCAACTCGATATCCTCAATCCTGATCGCTACCTCACGAATGTCCAGATATTCCGCGGCGACCACTACAGCCTGGCCACGAACGTCGCCAAGCTCCTGCTCATGAACGAGAGTTTCGAGGGTGGGACCGACCCCACGGCCTGCCGGTTCGGCCAGTGGATGGGCTCCTACAGCACCACGAATCCGGAGATCGCCAGAGTCATTCAGCAGATGAAGGAGCCTCACGACCATTTCCACGAAACGGTGGAGCGCATCAAGCGCGCCCAAACGCTGGGCGCGACCGAAGAAGCGCAACGGCTTTTCGTTCGGGAGATGATCCCCAGCGCAGAAGCCGTGTTCGGGTACTTCGAGACCTTGCGGGCCGAGGCTGATAAGTCCCGGCAGGTTTTTGACGACATGTCGGGGCTGCTCCTCGGTGAGTCGCAGCAGAAAACCAACGAAGCTGTCAGAAGCATAGAAAATCTTGTCGCGATGAATGAACAAGAAGCTGCAGATGCCGTGCAGGCAGCCCAGGCGGAGAGCGCCCAGGGTATGGTGATGACCTCAGCCGGCATCGGGCTCGGCGTCGTCATCGCGCTCGCGCTGGGCATAATACTCACGCGTTCCATCACCAGGCCCATAGGAAAGGGGGTCACTTTTGCCGAGGCCATGGCCGAGGGCGACTTCACCCGCGAGCTGGACATCAACCAGAAGGACGAGGTGGGCGTGCTCGCCGCCGCGCTCAACAACATGGTGTTCCGCCTTCGGGAGATCGTGGCCGAGGTCCAGTCCGCGTCGGACAACGTCGCATCCGGCAGCGAGGAGCTCTCGGCTTCCTCGGAGAACCTTTCCCAGGGCGCCACGGAACAGGCTGCCAGCGTGGAGGAGGTCTCCTCCTCCATGGAGCAGATGACCGCCAACATTCGCCAGAACGCCGAAAATGCAAAGCAGACCGAGGAGATCGCCACCCGCGCCTCCAACGACGCCCAGGAAGGCGGCGCCGCGGTGAACCAGGCCGTGGAGGCGATGAAGAACATTGCCGAGAAAATTTCCATCATCGAGGAGATCGCCCGGCAGACCAACCTCCTGGCGCTGAACGCGGCCATTGAGGCGGCCCGGGCAGGCGAGCACGGCAAGGGTTTTGCCGTGGTCGCGGCCGAGGTGCGCAAACTCGCGGAACGCAGCGGCGCAGCGGCCCAGGAGATCAGCGAGCTCTCCACCAACACCGTGGGCGTGGCGGAACGCGCGGGCAAGATGTTCGCCGAACTCGTCCCCGAAATCCAGCGGAACGCCCAGCTCGTGCAGGAGATCGCCGCGGCTTCGGCAGAGCAGGACGCCGGCGCCGAGCAGATCAACAAGGCAGTCCAGCAACTCGATCAGGTGGTTCAGCAGAACGCTTCGGCAGCCGAGGAAATGGCCTCCACATCCGAAGAACTCTCCAGCCAGGCCGAGCAGCTGCAAAGCGCCATGGCCTTCTTCCGCGTAAACGGGGCCGGATCCCGCACCCGGGGCGCAACGAAGCGGACCGTGCAAGCGGCGCCTTCCCAGTCCCGCGGAAAGGCGGCCGAGCCCAAGCAGGTGACGGGCGCCAGGTCGGGATATGCTCTGGATATGTCCGAGGAAGACGACGACAATGATTTCGAGCGCTACTAA
- a CDS encoding chemotaxis protein CheW has protein sequence MAINLTSQYLTFTLDESLFALPIDKVREVLELSRITRIPRMPGFLRGVINVRGHAVPVADMRRKFELPESGDTVDTCIIIVDVSVEGEKTTIGALVDAVDEVAELPADAVEPPPRMGLAVDAAFISGMARRKDNFVMILDVDKIFSGEEVAAMSGAGNVSHETEHETEEAVV, from the coding sequence ATGGCAATCAATCTGACCAGCCAGTATCTGACCTTTACGCTGGATGAGAGCCTTTTCGCTCTGCCTATCGACAAGGTCCGCGAAGTGCTCGAACTCTCGCGCATCACGCGCATTCCACGGATGCCGGGATTTCTTCGGGGGGTCATCAATGTGCGCGGACACGCGGTGCCCGTGGCGGACATGCGGCGCAAGTTCGAACTCCCCGAGTCCGGCGACACCGTGGATACCTGCATCATCATTGTGGACGTGAGCGTGGAAGGCGAGAAAACCACCATCGGCGCCCTGGTGGACGCCGTGGACGAGGTGGCGGAACTTCCTGCGGACGCAGTGGAGCCGCCGCCCCGCATGGGACTCGCTGTGGATGCAGCGTTCATCAGCGGCATGGCGCGCCGCAAGGACAACTTCGTGATGATTCTCGATGTGGACAAGATATTCTCCGGCGAAGAGGTGGCCGCCATGAGCGGGGCCGGCAACGTTTCGCACGAGACCGAACATGAAACAGAGGAGGCCGTGGTATGA
- the treZ gene encoding malto-oligosyltrehalose trehalohydrolase yields MQIGPHQAGAGQWRFSLWAPRARSVDLLLGDSPGVLDVVVPMEAAGQGYWRAETNHARPGRRYRFRLTYPDGSSVERADPASHLQLEDVHGPSVVVDHGAYAWRHDHFAPPLLEETIIYELHVGTFTPDGTFDAAAKRLDHLVELGITAVELMPVAQYPGSRNWGYDGVYPFAVHTAYGGPDGLKQFVDACHGRGIAVILDVVYNHLGPEGNYLRDFGPYFTAAYKTPWGEAVNFDGPGSDGVRNYFIENALHWLDRYRIDALRLDATHAIFDRRPTHILADIAEAVESLAAHLGRRLLVIAESDLNDPRLVRPRAANGLGMDAVWCDDFHHAVHALLTEEHDGYYMDYGSAQNVARAIENGFVYTGQYSPFRGHGHGAPCPDVDPARFITCIQNHDQVGNRMLGDRLASLLDFESCKCAAAMLLLSPQTPLLFMGEEFAEDNPFLYFISHLDSDLVDAVRQGRKKEFAHFMGGGEPPDPQGEATFTKSKLDWSMIESSRGAAMFAWYKALIALRRSLPKAEPGETRACLLRSGDILRLERGQELTAFFNLSNTKTYQELSAHMPSGQWRTTLDSADRRFAGGGSDSSGLGSRGVRIYTKETSR; encoded by the coding sequence ATGCAAATCGGACCACATCAAGCCGGCGCCGGCCAGTGGCGGTTCTCGCTCTGGGCGCCGCGAGCACGATCAGTGGACCTGCTGCTCGGTGATTCTCCGGGCGTCCTCGACGTGGTTGTGCCCATGGAAGCGGCAGGCCAGGGCTACTGGCGGGCGGAGACGAACCACGCCAGGCCGGGAAGGCGCTATCGCTTTCGGCTCACGTATCCGGACGGATCGAGCGTGGAACGTGCCGACCCGGCTTCGCATCTGCAACTCGAAGACGTGCACGGCCCGTCCGTTGTGGTGGACCACGGCGCCTACGCATGGAGGCACGACCACTTCGCGCCGCCGCTCCTTGAAGAAACCATAATCTACGAACTGCACGTGGGAACCTTCACCCCGGACGGCACGTTCGACGCCGCGGCCAAGCGGCTGGACCACCTCGTGGAACTCGGAATCACCGCCGTGGAGTTGATGCCGGTGGCGCAGTACCCCGGATCGCGCAACTGGGGCTACGACGGCGTCTACCCCTTTGCCGTGCATACGGCGTACGGCGGGCCGGATGGGCTCAAGCAGTTCGTGGACGCCTGCCACGGCCGCGGTATCGCGGTGATTCTGGACGTGGTCTACAACCACCTGGGACCGGAAGGGAACTACCTGCGCGACTTCGGACCGTACTTCACCGCCGCGTACAAGACGCCGTGGGGCGAAGCCGTGAACTTCGATGGGCCCGGCTCCGACGGCGTACGCAACTACTTCATTGAAAACGCTCTGCACTGGCTGGACCGTTACCGCATAGACGCCCTGCGGCTGGACGCCACCCACGCCATATTCGACCGCAGGCCCACGCACATCCTCGCCGACATCGCCGAGGCGGTGGAGTCCTTGGCGGCGCACCTCGGCAGGCGGCTGCTCGTGATTGCCGAGAGCGACCTGAACGACCCCCGTCTCGTCAGACCCCGGGCGGCCAACGGCCTGGGGATGGACGCGGTGTGGTGTGACGATTTCCACCATGCTGTGCACGCCTTGCTTACCGAGGAACACGACGGCTACTATATGGATTACGGCTCTGCGCAGAACGTGGCCCGCGCAATTGAAAACGGATTCGTCTACACCGGGCAGTACTCTCCGTTTCGCGGGCATGGCCACGGAGCGCCGTGCCCGGATGTGGACCCCGCGCGCTTCATAACCTGCATCCAGAACCACGATCAGGTAGGCAACCGCATGCTGGGCGATCGACTCGCCAGCCTCCTGGACTTCGAATCCTGCAAATGCGCCGCGGCCATGCTGCTTTTGTCCCCGCAGACGCCGCTTTTGTTCATGGGCGAGGAATTTGCCGAGGACAATCCCTTTCTCTACTTCATCAGCCACCTGGACTCAGACCTCGTGGACGCGGTGCGCCAGGGCCGCAAGAAGGAATTCGCCCACTTCATGGGAGGCGGGGAACCGCCCGATCCTCAGGGCGAAGCCACCTTCACCAAAAGCAAGCTGGACTGGTCCATGATCGAATCCAGCCGCGGGGCTGCCATGTTCGCGTGGTACAAGGCGCTCATCGCGCTGCGCCGTTCCCTGCCGAAAGCGGAGCCTGGCGAAACGCGCGCCTGTCTGCTCCGGTCAGGCGATATCCTGCGGCTCGAACGAGGGCAGGAGCTCACTGCGTTCTTCAATCTGAGCAACACGAAAACATATCAGGAATTATCGGCGCACATGCCCTCTGGTCAATGGAGGACGACCCTTGATTCCGCAGACCGGCGTTTTGCCGGTGGGGGTAGTGACTCTTCCGGCCTGGGGTCCAGGGGCGTGCGCATATACACCAAGGAAACTTCCCGATGA
- a CDS encoding DUF3536 domain-containing protein, whose protein sequence is MNRYLCLHGHFYQPPRENPWLEEVELQDSASPFHDWNQRITAECYGPNTGARIIDDEGRIARIVNNYARMSFNFGPTLLSWMERHKPVVYEAIIAADHESRDIFGGHGSAIAQVYNHMIMPLANERDRRTQVYWGVEDFRRRFGRDPVGMWLPETAVDLRTLDILLDYGIRFTVLAPRQAHRVAEPDGSEPTKGGKKKDAAKERHWIDVSGDRIDPTRPYKISLPSGREMALFFYDGHISQDLAFGDLLDSGVRFKERLLNVFSDERDWPQLVHVATDGETYGHHHKHGEMALAWMFEDILKDHEVALTNYSQFLEMHPPEAEVEIYENSSWSCVHGVERWRSDCGCNSGMHFGWNQKWRKPLREAMNWLRDKSADVFDKQGPKYLNDPWKARDEYVKVVLDRSFENVNAFLSEHAKSPLPPEQVVTTLKLLEMQRYAQLIFTSCAWFFDEVSGIETVQVMQYAARTLQLLGDLTGKNYEDEYLELLGKAPSNVYPSAKDSYLENVKPAQVDLLRAAAHFAISSFFEEYQESFDYACYSVIHEYYNRVPAGRLGLVTGKAQVTSTLTRESVTIAFAVLHAGDHNLNCGVRFYEGSEAFNKLEKGLRIPFERGDLTGAIRTMDEHFGKNLFSVWHLFKDEQRRVVDKVLEPAYQLAEAAYRQIYEGNQAMLNFLSWLHIPSPRHFFDATQFVVNNDLKQMFEHDEVDPEQVKALLEQCDRWNLPLDESVGHHASEWVNRRMDEFALTPDDVELLEHTVEVLERLGPIPMGARIWEAQNICYTEARELMANGRRLFEASTDDGTRWERAFTRLCELLKVKPK, encoded by the coding sequence ATGAACAGATATCTCTGCCTCCATGGCCATTTCTATCAGCCGCCCCGCGAGAATCCGTGGCTCGAAGAGGTGGAACTCCAGGACTCCGCCAGCCCCTTCCACGACTGGAACCAGCGCATCACGGCCGAATGCTACGGCCCCAACACCGGGGCCCGGATCATTGACGACGAAGGCCGCATCGCACGCATTGTGAACAACTACGCGCGGATGAGCTTCAACTTCGGCCCCACGCTGCTGTCCTGGATGGAGCGCCACAAGCCCGTGGTCTACGAAGCCATCATAGCCGCGGACCATGAAAGCCGGGATATCTTCGGCGGCCACGGCTCGGCCATCGCGCAGGTCTACAACCACATGATCATGCCCCTGGCAAACGAACGCGACCGCCGCACCCAGGTCTACTGGGGCGTGGAGGATTTCCGCCGCCGCTTCGGCCGGGACCCCGTGGGCATGTGGCTGCCGGAAACCGCCGTTGATCTGCGCACCTTGGATATCCTCCTCGACTACGGCATCAGGTTTACCGTTCTTGCGCCGCGGCAGGCGCATCGAGTTGCCGAACCGGATGGTTCCGAACCCACCAAGGGCGGCAAAAAAAAAGACGCCGCGAAAGAGCGGCACTGGATCGACGTCTCCGGAGACCGCATCGACCCCACACGTCCCTACAAGATCAGTCTGCCGTCCGGTCGGGAAATGGCGCTGTTTTTCTACGACGGCCACATCTCCCAGGACCTCGCCTTCGGGGATCTGCTGGACTCGGGCGTGCGCTTCAAGGAACGGCTGCTCAACGTGTTCAGCGACGAGCGGGACTGGCCGCAACTCGTGCACGTGGCCACGGACGGCGAAACATACGGACACCACCACAAGCACGGCGAGATGGCCCTGGCCTGGATGTTCGAGGATATCCTCAAAGACCACGAAGTCGCGCTCACCAACTATTCCCAATTTCTGGAGATGCACCCGCCTGAAGCCGAGGTGGAGATCTATGAAAATTCCTCCTGGAGCTGCGTGCACGGCGTGGAGCGCTGGCGCAGCGACTGCGGCTGCAATTCCGGCATGCATTTCGGCTGGAATCAGAAATGGCGCAAGCCCCTGCGCGAAGCCATGAACTGGCTGCGCGACAAAAGCGCAGACGTCTTTGACAAGCAGGGCCCCAAGTACCTGAACGATCCCTGGAAAGCCCGCGACGAGTACGTGAAGGTCGTGCTCGACCGCTCCTTCGAGAACGTGAACGCCTTCCTCTCCGAGCACGCCAAAAGCCCGCTGCCGCCGGAGCAGGTTGTCACCACCCTGAAGCTCTTGGAAATGCAGCGCTACGCGCAGCTCATCTTCACGAGCTGCGCCTGGTTCTTCGACGAGGTCTCGGGCATCGAGACCGTGCAGGTCATGCAGTACGCCGCGCGCACCCTCCAGTTGCTCGGCGACCTCACCGGCAAGAACTACGAGGACGAGTATCTGGAACTGCTTGGGAAAGCGCCAAGCAACGTTTATCCCTCCGCCAAGGACTCCTACCTGGAGAACGTCAAGCCGGCCCAGGTGGACCTGCTTCGCGCCGCCGCGCACTTCGCTATCTCGTCGTTCTTCGAGGAGTATCAGGAGTCTTTCGACTATGCGTGCTACTCCGTGATCCACGAGTACTACAACCGGGTGCCGGCGGGCCGGCTCGGACTGGTTACCGGCAAGGCGCAGGTCACCTCCACGCTCACCCGCGAATCCGTTACAATCGCTTTCGCCGTACTGCACGCGGGCGACCACAACCTCAATTGCGGCGTGCGCTTCTACGAAGGCTCGGAAGCTTTCAACAAACTGGAGAAGGGGCTGCGCATTCCATTCGAGCGCGGGGACCTCACCGGCGCCATCCGCACCATGGACGAGCACTTCGGCAAGAACCTCTTCTCCGTATGGCACTTATTCAAAGACGAGCAGCGCCGCGTGGTGGACAAGGTGCTGGAGCCCGCCTACCAGCTGGCCGAAGCTGCCTACCGCCAGATATACGAAGGCAACCAGGCCATGCTGAATTTCCTGAGCTGGCTGCACATCCCCTCGCCGCGCCACTTCTTCGACGCTACGCAGTTCGTGGTCAACAACGATCTCAAGCAGATGTTCGAGCATGACGAGGTTGATCCTGAGCAGGTAAAGGCTTTGCTGGAGCAATGTGATCGCTGGAACCTGCCCCTTGATGAAAGCGTGGGGCACCATGCTTCAGAGTGGGTGAACCGTCGCATGGACGAGTTCGCATTGACGCCGGATGACGTGGAATTGCTCGAGCACACCGTGGAGGTTCTGGAAAGGCTCGGGCCCATACCCATGGGCGCGCGCATATGGGAGGCGCAGAACATCTGCTACACCGAAGCCAGAGAGCTGATGGCCAACGGCAGAAGGCTGTTCGAGGCAAGCACCGACGACGGCACGCGCTGGGAACGCGCCTTTACCAGGCTGTGTGAACTGCTCAAGGTGAAGCCCAAATGA